The DNA segment gaaactcctagataTGCACATgtttgacagaaaaatggagggttactttatttcgagatacagacctttccagcccaatgaggcacactgctcagcaacccacctattcagCAATAGCCAAATGACTGGATAATTTACAGcgttatataggagggaaggtttagatttaTTTTAGGgtcggttaaaaggttggcacaaagtCATGGGCAGAATGTCCTGTACTGTGTGGTAATGTTCTATTTCTATGAACACAGATGGTTGAGAATACAGAAAGCATTTGATCCTTGTATTTGTCACTGCCACATGCTCTTGCCAATGAATAAAGTGACATGCACAAAGAACCCTGCTTACTCGAGCAAGTGCAATAGAGACAGAAACTGCCTGGATGACAGCACTGACCAACTTTTCTCAAGTTCCAATTACTTACTGGGAATTAATACAGAAACACCTGTCAATATGAAAGAAAGGATATTCATTtatatttcaaaggttcaaagtaaatttattattaaagtatacgttatcatatactatcttgaggttcattttcttgcaggcattttaggaaaaatgaagaaatgcaataaaatttACTAAACTATACATAagaaaagactaacaaacaaggCACATTTCACAGAGATATCCAAAAATATTTCATGCAGAATGAAATCTTTTGGAATGGTATCAATGCAGCAGGAATTCTCCACAATACACTATCCCAGAGTGAATGATGTTTTTGGTACTGATGGCCGTAACTGTTATTCAGAACACCAGTTCCAGTAGTGTCTACGTGAACTATAGAACTCCATTGGCAATGTCATTCAATACATCAGAAGAGGGCAGATTCAGCAATGCAACATACTCACGCACTGTGGCAGGGAATTTTCACTGACTTTTCAGATGCATGAAGAATCAGCCACACTGAATCAGTTCGGAAGTGCGAGTCTCCTCATCAATGTCACAACATACCAAACATTTTTCCACTAACTGCGTCCATTCAGTCAGCACCTTTCCCTCTGCCACACATCACTTAGTCTTGCTTCTTCCACCCTGATACAGCTCAAACACCCCTGATCACAGCAGCGTTTGACCCCTCTGTGCATGAGCCAGCCCTCATCCCCCGAAACCCAACTCTGCCTCTCTGCGATCAGCACACAATTATTTTCTTGATGGAAATTCCTTTCTTCCTCGATCTTTCCCACCAAAATTCCGCACCTGGTGAATCTTCTGCAGTTGACTATTAATGGTGTCAGTGATGTTGATCTTATCCGGAATGTGAACGTAACGTACGTTTCTGCCTGTGACGAAGAAGTCATCCAGTTTCGAGCTCCTGCCTCCCCTGTCGGTGTACAACACCTCAGAAAGACGGATATTCATAAATGCATCAACATTAATGATCCGTCCTCTCACAGAGCTCTCATCTCTCAGCTCCACTGTCGTAACGTGGCCATGTATCCCCTGGAGAAGGATGATGAGGCTGTTCTCTGCGATTGTTCGCTCTTTAATGGAGTGGCTTATTGACATGATACCCACTCGATACAATCAGCTTAAGGAAGGTCAAAGATCAAGTTCAACAACCAGATTTCTGTGATACAGCTACATTAGAATCTGAAAGGAAAATACAGGTAGATCATTAAATATAAACAGAGCTGGTAGGTAACAACTGGAGACAAGGAGCTAGTATTATTGCCTCCTGATAAGGATTGACAGACAGGCAGTGGTAGCTCCAGACATTGCTCTTCATACATCACTTCAGAGAGTTAGTGGAaatcaaaaaaactgcagatgctggaagtcagaaataaaataagaaaataCTAGACACATTCATTGGGTCATGCAGCACCTGGgtaaaaagaaacagaattagcATTTTAagtcaaaacccttcttcagaaccctACACTTCTCACTGAAATCAATGGGCTTGAAAATCCTCTGCCTTGTGCAGAAGCAAGGCGAAATGCCACAATCAATGTtgcagccacacacaaaatgctggaggaactctgcaggccaggcagcatctgtggaaaaaagtacggttgatgtttcgggctgaaacgcttccacacaaacaagagaaaatctgcagatgcacacaaacaagagaaaatctctttgtttcaggccgaaacatcgactgtactttcttcccatagacactgcctggcctgctgagttcctccagcattttgtgtgtgttgcttggatttacagcatctgcaggttttctcttcttTGCAGTGCTGCAGTCATCCGCTTCAAAAGCATCTCCTGATGGTGcaggggaacagcttcttcaactCAGCCACCAGAaacggaatcaggtttaacatcactggtgtatgtcatgaaatatgttgtattgtggcagcagtacattgcaacacataatttAAAATATCTATAAATTACACTAAGAAAACAAATATATAAATTAGTAGTGTGAATAGAGAgcaataaatagaaaaaaaagtgaggtaatgtacatggattcattgtccattcagatatctgataaaagaggagaagaagctgttcctaaacattgagtgtctgtcttcaggcttgTGTGCTTCCTTCTTGACGGTACAATGAGAAGAGTGTgtgtcccgggtgatgggggtcctcaatgacagAAGCCACCTTATTGAGGCATCACCTTGTGAAGACGTCATCAATGCTGGCTGAGCTTGGAACTTTGTGCAGTCTTTTTCTGATAgtgccccctccataccagacattgatgcaacccattggaatgctctccatggtccaTCTGTAGACATCGGCAagagtcttcagtgacataccaagtctcctcagactcttgatgaaatatagccactattgtgccttctttgtaactgcatcaatatgatcAGCCCAGGAttaatcttcagagatgttgacacccaggaacttaaaactgctcactgttGATCctttaatgaggactggtgtgtgctccttCAACTTCCCCCTCCacaagcccacaatcaattccttgatcttactggaGGTTGAGTGCAAGGTGGGAAGCACTGTTCTTGACGAAAGGCTTGGGGCAGGGCCTTGTCGTAACAAAAGCTCTATTTCATCAGAGATAAACATGGGGGGGGGCAACAATTTGAAATTGTCTTTGATGTTTATCCAGGCTGTACaggattgtaaactcaaccagctccatcataggcactggactccccaccatcaagaacaccttcaaaaggctgAATCTCAAGATGAAGAACTGTCACTACCAGGACAGCCCCCCTTCTCAATGCTGTGTCAGAGAGGAGGTACGATAGCCtcaacacacactcaacattccagaaaaagcttcttcccctccaccatcagatttctgaacccatgaaccaCCACGgtattttgctctccttttgcattatttaacttttatattttcttgtcgtaatttatagtatttttttatgaattgtactgtactgctgccacagaacaacaaatttcatgacgtatgtctgtgaaaataaacctgattctgatttcaggtCTCTGGTTTACTAGTGTAGCATCAAGGTAAATTGCATCATAccatttactttttaaactttttattGAAAATGCACTTTTCATTTGTTAATatatttgtggcaatattactttatgtgttgtgtgtgagttatatgtactgtattgtgcacCTTTGTTTGGCAGTATTCATGTGTACAGCTGAGTGATAATACACTGAACTTAATTGTTTATGAGGACTTTTGTTGAATATTATATCAAAGCCTACATAAATGTACTGCCAACATCTCATCTAATATATTAGCTTGCTGCTCAACAACATGGCATGTAGATATGAGGTAACTTCTGCAATCTCATGCTGACTCATTTGATCCACGGGTCTGCCAACTTCTCCATCCCTACCATTCAGAAACAGTTTGCGcctcaatattttgttttcagttcACAAAGGTTAACTTCTGAAATGTACGTTGTAGAAAATACGATACAAACGCATAGTTAATTACAGTACTTTTACCACACCGCAGTGGTAATGATAAACCTCTCAGGATTTAGTTTCTCAACTACCGGGGAAGGTTTAACCGCGAAGGCGGAGACTGGAATCCCTCAACCCGAGACTGAGAGGCCTGTTATGGCGGTGCACCCCGAGCAACGAACACCAGATCACCCTGCCGTACCTGAACTTACCGCTGTTTCACCAACCAATttaccccgggatcaataaagtatgactaacgCTTCGGTTCATCAGCCAGCAGCAGCAGGCCCGACTCGTTGGTCACGGCCCCTTCCCTTCCGGCGGGGTAGCTGCGCCGCCGTGCGAGCGAAGGGAGTACTGCAGGCGGGAGGGCCGACTGTGGCCGTCCTCTCCTCAGCCCAACTGGCTGACCAGTGCCCCGCTCACCCAGTGGTGCTTTATCcggacccccctccccccagaggAACCCTGGCAGaaatcccagtgttatacagagcTAGACTGCAGGGCAGCATCTCTCACTGAAAACTTTACTGGATTAATgtgacaatacacacaaaatgctgggggaactcagcaggccgagcagcatctaggaaaagagtacagtgaaatccttcagcagggtatgttgttcagatttccagcatctccagatttccgagggaaaagaggatgggaaatggtaaggggggaagggggattcCCGGAAGTTCgaggaattgatgttcatgccatcaggtctcTTCGATAAGTGtgggttggtcatggctagaatcaactcctgcctaagcagggACCTGGGccattttcaattttcctgttgccataatagacaataggtgcaggagtaggccatttggcccttcgagccagctctgccatcactgtgatcatggctgatcatccacaatcagtatccagttcctgccttatccccataacctttgattccgctatctttaagagctctatccatctctttcttgaaagcatccagagacttggcctccacagccttctggggcagagcattccatatatccaccactctctgggtgaaaaagtttttcctcaactccattgtaaatggcctaccccttattcttaaactgtggcctctggttctggactcacccatcagtgggaacatgcttcctgcctgcagcgtttccaatcccttaataatcttatatgtttcaataagatcccctctcagccttctgaattccagagtatacgagcccagtcgctccaatctttcgacatatgacagtcccgccatcctgggaattaaccttgtgaacctacgctgcactccctcgatagcaagaatgtccttcctcaaatttggagaccaaaactgcacacagtactccgagtgtggtctcaccaggcccctgtacagctgcagaaggacctctttgctcttgtactcaattccccttgttatgaaggccagcatgccattagctttcttcactgcctgctgtacttgcatacttgctttcagtgactgatgtacaagaacacctagatcttgttgtgcttccccttttcctaacttgacaccatttagataataatctgccttcccgttcttaccaccaaagtggataacctcacatttatccacattaaactgcatctgcctactcacccagcctgtccaagtcaccctgcattctcataacatcctcctcacatttcacactgccacccagctttgtgtcattggcaaatttgctaatgttacttttaattcccttatctaaatcattaatatatattgtaaacagctgcggtcccagcactgaaccctgtggtaccccactggtcaccgcctgccattccgaaagggacccattaattgctactgtttgttttctgtcagccagccagttttcaatccatgtcagtactctgcccccaataccatgtgccctaattttgcccactaatctcctgtgtgggactctatcaaaggctttctgaaagtccaggtacaccacatccactggctctcccttgtccattttcgtagttacatcctcaaaaaattccagaagattagtcaagcaccatttccccttcgtaaatccaatcctgttactgctatccagatgtgtcgtaatagGTTTACAACGGATGCAATTTCACtgactctccactcggccttggatcacccggACAATTGCAGTAAACtaagtcaggctgctgttcattgactacagctcagcattgaacACATCCTCAATTCtaaccaacaagctccaaaacctgggcctctgtacctccctctacaaatgAATCTTTGGCTTGCTCACTGGGAGACCACTGtatgtgcagatcagaaataacatctcctcactaaaAATCAACATTGgtgtacctcaaggatgcgtgcttagcccactgtcctAATCTCTATACCCACGATTGTGTGGCGAGGCACAGatcaagcaccatctataaatttgccaacgacagaactattgataagtttgtggcctaagggagaaggagataagttatacagctccTGTTACAttcatgtgcagttcaactctgagtgattatgcagaaagtttgaagtcaataattcatctctttctaccgggatgacctgtttccgtgctgtaattgttacatggttatatggttaccttaggccacaaacttatcaatcacccctgctgtggaccacctctagaggtccaagatgccgacttctacaaagaagggatccgtatgctccacgaccactggactaagtgtgtaaatgtaggagggaattatgttgaaaaataaatgtgctaggttttctaaaattgactccttctaccttaggccacaaatttataaatcaccccttgtatatttCTTTAAAAAGACTGTCTAACACccatgtgcagagaataaaaccACATCATGCCCATAAAAAAAGATTAAAATCACCTATAAAACAGTAGACTGAACACCCAATaggcaataaaaaaaaacatcatgcaaacagtaaccacAAGCAAATAGTGTTTTTGAAGTCCGCAATAAGAATCCCATTGTTCAGTGCAAAGCTGAGTAAATGTCACTGAACAATGATCTGAACCAGCCCATACGTCGCCGTGGGcctcaacaccctgaccttttcaatctggcccagtgcttaactCTCCATTCGATCAACGGGTTATGCTGTTTTGAGCGGTGATCTGAATTGACACCCTTGACACCCTGACctcttcaatctggcctggtgtttaAATTCCCATCCGAACAACGGGTTCTACCGCTTGGATATGCCGGACTTCACCGCCTCAATTCAGCTTGTAAATCTCCGACTTAACATTGTGTTCAGGTGTGTCGATAAGAAGCTCTGTGACATTTTCTGATACACTTGGTTATCTTTTAAGAAAACGCAGTCAGGTTAGTCAGACAGGATTTGCCACTGAGGCAGTCCTGTTGACCAACTGATTGGACTTTGTCATTCCAAATGATCACTAATCCTGTCCCCCATTATTTTCTCTATTAACTTCTCTTCACTTGCATTGATGAGTAAAGCTCCAACACTCAAAGTTCAGGACAAAGTAACAAACTTGCTTTGCTAGCATCTCTCAAATCAATGATCTCACCAAGGTCAAGGACCTCAGATACCGTACATAGAGATATCACTATACCACTTCCTGCAGATTGCACCCCAAGTCACACATCTTGATATGGAACTATATTGGAGATCCTTCATCATCATCCAGAAGTCCATAACTGGGAACTCCTGACCCAACATCACCGTATGACCACCTTCACCCAAAGGACTGTAGTGGTTCAGAAGCTGGAAGACTACTACCTCTTCAAAGGGAAGATAATGAACAACAGGAGCTGGTCTGGCCAATGGTGGCCAGATTCTAAAATAATTAGTTAAAACCATTTCGAAAATCAATATAGCTCAGAACAGAATCTGAGGTTGACCAGAGTCTGTGAAGATGGAAACATTTTCACATTGAAGACCCTTTCTCTAACAATCAAAATTAGGTAAATATTTAAGATTGAAGATTGGATAAGTTTAAAGATTCTGAAGAAGTGGTGAGTGGAGGCtctttaattctccatctcaTCTTAATCTTTGTCTCATTTCCATGAAGCAGCAATAGCCCTAAATCAACAGCAAGTTCAACAACTCTAGATAATGTTTAATTTTAATTGAGATTTCCACCATTGCTCCGGTAATTTTGATTAATTATTCCACTTTTACAACTCTTGGAGCAGACTCTTTCTTTTCATTTGAAATCCTACCACATTCTTTCTTTTTTAACTACCATATCTTCTGTTctgaaagcagaaaatgcagttcacactcagcaattcaggcagcatctgtggagagaaacatttgctgcttgaccagctgagtatttcctgcatcTTGTATATTCATTTCAAGATTTCTAGCAGCGTATAGGTTTGAAAGGacaaaaacaaaattgaaaagcaAACCATCACAGACCTTGCCCTTCACACTTTCCTCCCAGCCTTCCTTTATTTCTTGGCATTCTGTGTTCTAATAGACAAAAAAATGCTCAAGACACAGCGTTACATAAATAAAGCTTTCACTCAGTTTGAATGTAATTATTTAATAAAGTTGTCATTGTTTAAAGCAATCTTAAAAACATTTAATATTAATAACTGGGCTTCAGAAATTAAAGATGCAGAGGTCAGAAATCTCTGCCTTTGAACATTTTGAATAGAATCAAAGTTTTACAAATCAGAGCTGTTCAAGAAAAATGCTAGTATTTTCATATAATCACTTGTACATTTCCACAGTATGACCCAGTGATCTCTCTGCCACACACAAAGACCCCTTAGTCAGAAACAATTTCAGTGTACTATGGTTCTATTGCAGGAAATACTGTGATGCTAGTACCACACACACCCTGATGCCAAGCTGATCACATTATAACCAACACTGACTGGTTTCAATGGCATGACATACTGGCCAACCATCCATCTCAGTTTTTATGCTGTTCCAGCCATTCCCCCCAAATGGATGCTTAATCTACCACAGGACTAGTCATGAGTGAGTGCAACTTGAAATGCACAGCTGTGGACTCTAGAATAAATACAGATGTCTCTCCAGGAATTCAAAATTAAGTCAAATCATTTATCTCCATCTTGCCACTTCATTTTGTGAACCTTTCCCCATTGCTTTACCATCCTCAGTCCAGGTTTCGAGGGTCAAAGACATTGGCGAGTACGCTTACAGTCAGGCTCATTAATATTTACTATATATACAGTGAATGTAAGTAGATGAAACTGTCCAAAGGTGCACAAAACTGTACAGAACAGAAGTTCATCTCTTGATACAGAAATCAAGTGAGccat comes from the Mobula hypostoma chromosome 26, sMobHyp1.1, whole genome shotgun sequence genome and includes:
- the LOC134338136 gene encoding U7 snRNA-associated Sm-like protein LSm10, with the translated sequence MSISHSIKERTIAENSLIILLQGIHGHVTTVELRDESSVRGRIINVDAFMNIRLSEVLYTDRGGRSSKLDDFFVTGRNVRYVHIPDKINITDTINSQLQKIHQVRNFGGKDRGRKEFPSRK